The following proteins are encoded in a genomic region of Chitinivibrio alkaliphilus ACht1:
- a CDS encoding flavohemoglobin expression-modulating QEGLA motif protein, with amino-acid sequence MRRLSVAEIVQKVRAGEHFSACTLDESVRIRVTKYVPCIAMAIHNGNRMRPSLVAKTALSEYERWYEEDPYTGDCIDSLPITLTGLDSRFEYDLNRSPEECIYDVAWGKHVWRQELTEKERRETVAKHRQYYQLLSGILAVLEERFGRVLVFDIHSYNYERWNRPVPLFNIGSEHVDTETFGSMVTAWQNRLSQCCIANESGCAVNDVFFGRGYALRYIRENFPRSLVLATEIKKVYCDEKSGESYPEVIRELKLQLHRACIDMAYEFAETMTTWNKTKKHHLLSEKPEQHLVQIDRRLFSALRRFELLSLLNPVNMRSERSAFFRSGYRNNPSFRYRKIQIDAFLLKRELLNLPVEKLTDLALQELYAASIQGFNDQIDMIATRDQDDFLYNSLRYFGEPTERDLENARYLLMLPPIAEEERPEPSFDSAEAKRVFEEEFDRYGFRGVCDIQKNVVSDVMVINRDKKVVVKQDARFTRRELRYLVHHEIGVHMVTTINAAVQPLHLFRLGLPVNTKTQEGLAVLGEYLSGNLTMRRLKKLALRVIAVYDICNGADFKTTFEHLVDQYNVAPKDAFTTTTRVFRGGGLTKDFLYLSGFTQLYSLWKDGVDLTPLFVGKCSRQYYKTTAELLDRKMLQQPEYLPFWLQEPREKENNPIFQYILEGLK; translated from the coding sequence ATGCGTAGGCTTTCCGTGGCGGAGATAGTTCAGAAGGTGCGTGCGGGGGAACATTTCTCCGCCTGTACCTTGGATGAATCCGTGCGTATTCGTGTTACCAAGTATGTGCCCTGTATCGCCATGGCGATACATAACGGCAACCGTATGCGCCCGTCTCTTGTGGCAAAAACGGCTCTTTCCGAGTATGAGCGCTGGTATGAAGAAGACCCCTATACTGGAGACTGTATCGACTCTCTTCCCATTACCCTCACCGGTCTTGATTCCCGTTTTGAGTATGACTTAAATAGATCTCCAGAAGAGTGCATTTACGATGTAGCTTGGGGAAAACACGTGTGGAGACAGGAGCTGACTGAGAAAGAGCGCCGTGAAACCGTGGCAAAACACAGACAGTATTATCAACTTCTTTCGGGGATTCTCGCTGTCTTGGAAGAGCGCTTCGGTCGTGTCCTTGTCTTTGATATCCACTCCTACAACTATGAGCGGTGGAATCGGCCTGTTCCCTTATTCAATATTGGCAGTGAACACGTTGATACAGAAACCTTTGGTTCCATGGTTACGGCGTGGCAAAACCGCCTTTCTCAATGTTGCATCGCCAATGAATCGGGGTGTGCCGTAAACGATGTCTTTTTTGGGCGTGGGTATGCCCTGCGGTATATTCGAGAGAATTTTCCTCGCAGCTTGGTTCTTGCAACGGAAATTAAGAAGGTGTATTGTGATGAAAAAAGCGGTGAAAGCTACCCCGAAGTAATACGTGAGTTGAAGCTTCAGCTGCATCGAGCCTGTATTGATATGGCCTATGAGTTTGCTGAAACAATGACAACCTGGAACAAAACAAAGAAGCACCACCTTCTCTCTGAGAAACCGGAACAGCATCTTGTGCAGATTGACCGACGGCTCTTTTCTGCTCTTCGCCGTTTTGAGCTGCTCTCCCTTCTGAATCCAGTGAATATGCGCAGTGAACGAAGTGCCTTTTTCCGGAGTGGCTATCGAAACAACCCCTCCTTTCGGTATCGAAAAATACAGATTGATGCGTTCCTCTTAAAACGGGAGTTGTTGAATCTTCCCGTGGAAAAACTGACTGACCTTGCTTTGCAAGAGCTCTATGCCGCTTCGATACAAGGGTTTAATGATCAGATAGATATGATTGCAACGCGGGATCAGGATGATTTTCTCTACAATTCTCTTCGGTATTTTGGAGAACCCACGGAGCGAGATTTGGAAAATGCCCGGTATCTTCTTATGTTGCCGCCCATTGCAGAGGAAGAACGGCCTGAACCATCCTTTGATAGCGCCGAGGCAAAACGGGTTTTTGAAGAAGAGTTTGATCGCTATGGATTTCGTGGGGTGTGTGATATTCAAAAAAATGTGGTGTCCGATGTAATGGTAATTAATCGTGACAAAAAGGTGGTGGTGAAACAGGACGCCCGTTTTACCCGTCGTGAGCTTCGGTATCTGGTGCACCATGAAATTGGGGTACATATGGTAACCACCATCAATGCCGCGGTGCAGCCCCTGCACCTCTTCCGTCTCGGCCTGCCTGTCAACACAAAGACGCAGGAGGGGCTTGCTGTATTGGGGGAGTATCTTTCGGGTAATCTCACCATGAGACGATTAAAAAAGTTAGCTCTGAGGGTGATCGCCGTATATGATATTTGTAATGGCGCTGATTTTAAGACCACCTTTGAACATCTTGTGGACCAATACAATGTAGCCCCCAAGGATGCTTTTACCACAACCACCCGGGTCTTTCGCGGTGGAGGGCTCACCAAGGATTTTCTTTATCTTTCCGGGTTTACCCAGCTCTACTCCCTGTGGAAGGATGGGGTAGATTTGACCCCGCTTTTTGTAGGAAAATGTTCCCGACAATACTATAAGACCACGGCTGAGTTACTCGACCGGAAAATGCTGCAACAACCGGAATATCTCCCTTTCTGGCTTCAGGAACCGCGAGAGAAAGAAAACAATCCCATATTTCAGTATATCCTGGAGGGATTAAAATAA
- the gshB gene encoding glutathione synthase, translating to MDICFIMYPWDAVDPKKDSTLRIIHEAVKRGHTVSITTPKNLTIRDCITMAFCETFEKTETISKNFVSFYKHAQFKKHMLPLEGFDTIFMRDNPPMDSFILNFLDSVKNNVFILNSVEGLREANNKVYTASYYDPDYNLIPATYVSKNKEYLKKVIDEHDGEKMIMKPLDGFGGSGVIVIEKSARQNINSLLDFYIDGISGGTSNYVILQEYVEGAEDGDVRVLMLNGEPLGAMRRVPPKNDPRSNFSVGGSVKKHVLGKGELKLCRRIGKKLVQDGLYFVGLDLIGEKLIEVNVMSPGGIVNINHLNKCKLQEDIINFIEDVTNYEKKLSERKVALKEQVKNA from the coding sequence ATGGATATTTGTTTCATAATGTATCCCTGGGACGCGGTGGATCCAAAGAAAGACTCTACCCTGCGCATTATTCATGAAGCTGTAAAGCGGGGACACACCGTTTCTATAACAACGCCGAAGAATTTAACAATCCGTGATTGTATTACCATGGCGTTCTGTGAGACCTTTGAAAAGACGGAGACTATTTCAAAAAATTTTGTATCCTTTTATAAGCATGCACAATTTAAAAAACACATGCTTCCCCTTGAAGGGTTTGATACCATATTTATGCGGGATAATCCTCCCATGGATTCCTTCATCCTTAATTTCCTTGACTCTGTAAAAAATAATGTCTTCATTCTGAATAGCGTTGAAGGCCTCCGGGAGGCAAATAATAAGGTGTACACGGCATCGTATTACGACCCAGACTACAACTTGATTCCTGCCACCTATGTGTCAAAAAACAAGGAGTATTTGAAGAAGGTTATTGATGAGCATGACGGGGAAAAGATGATTATGAAGCCCCTGGACGGGTTTGGGGGAAGCGGGGTTATTGTCATTGAGAAAAGTGCGCGGCAAAATATCAACTCCCTCTTAGATTTCTACATCGACGGTATTTCCGGTGGGACCTCAAACTATGTGATACTGCAGGAGTATGTTGAGGGGGCTGAAGACGGTGATGTTCGGGTACTTATGTTAAATGGAGAGCCCTTGGGCGCTATGCGGCGTGTTCCCCCCAAAAATGACCCCCGGTCAAATTTCTCTGTGGGGGGATCGGTGAAAAAGCATGTCTTAGGTAAGGGGGAGTTGAAGTTGTGTCGGCGTATCGGAAAGAAGCTGGTACAGGACGGGCTCTACTTTGTTGGTCTTGACTTAATTGGAGAAAAGCTGATTGAAGTAAATGTGATGAGTCCCGGAGGGATTGTCAATATTAATCACCTCAATAAGTGTAAGTTGCAGGAAGATATTATCAATTTTATTGAGGATGTAACCAACTACGAGAAGAAGTTGTCTGAGCGAAAGGTGGCCCTGAAAGAGCAGGTGAAAAATGCGTAG
- a CDS encoding Rne/Rng family ribonuclease — protein sequence MSKKIILSSSTTQKRAALLEEGRVVELVVEQPDSKRILGNIYRGTVTKIVPGIQSAFVDIGIGQNGFLHISDVDPTLLPEGRGGAKKSVDAYLNRSHKNKRNIPLVPIEHVLEEGQQILVQVIKEPISDKSPKLSTQISLAGRFVVLVPDSHMIGVSKRTEDENHRRKLKKIVRSMLPPGLGCIVRTIGLRVSSDHIRKELQTLVNSWHAIQTAALEGIGPKKLYTERGVVTQVVRDLFSRDVQEIIVDSSADYEEVVDYLEKVSPEMVERISHYESDIPLFDAFDIERDLDKSIKRKVWLHNGGYLYFDHTEALIAIDVNTGRNKGSNNLENTVFETNLAACYEIGRQLRLRDIGGIIVVDFIDMKNPRNRKKIEETMRAVLDKDTTTTNLTRLSKFGLMEITRKRVRPELQELLTDVCPACSGLGRVFSPATLATRIERWLHRAAADDTIARRLSINVPLGASDYLLDKEKTMIEDLESQHGFRLRIVADYNLDQDEFEVYPLGKTDPITEKHI from the coding sequence ATGTCTAAGAAAATCATATTGAGCTCTTCAACAACACAAAAACGAGCGGCCCTCTTGGAAGAGGGGCGTGTGGTTGAACTTGTGGTTGAACAGCCAGACAGCAAACGTATTCTGGGAAATATTTACCGGGGCACCGTCACAAAAATCGTACCGGGGATACAGTCTGCCTTTGTTGATATCGGGATTGGGCAGAACGGGTTTCTGCATATTTCCGACGTGGACCCCACTCTGTTACCCGAAGGCCGTGGGGGAGCAAAAAAAAGTGTGGATGCGTATCTCAATCGATCCCATAAGAACAAACGGAATATTCCCCTTGTACCTATTGAGCATGTTCTTGAAGAGGGGCAGCAGATCTTGGTGCAGGTAATTAAGGAGCCCATTAGTGATAAGAGCCCGAAATTAAGTACGCAAATCAGCCTTGCCGGTCGGTTTGTCGTCCTGGTTCCCGATTCACACATGATAGGCGTCTCAAAACGGACAGAGGATGAAAATCACAGAAGAAAGCTCAAAAAGATTGTTCGGTCCATGCTTCCTCCCGGGCTGGGGTGTATTGTTCGTACCATTGGGTTACGTGTCTCCTCCGACCATATTCGCAAGGAGCTTCAAACCTTGGTGAATAGCTGGCATGCAATTCAAACAGCTGCCTTGGAGGGAATTGGTCCGAAAAAGCTCTACACTGAACGCGGGGTTGTGACGCAGGTTGTGCGCGATCTTTTTTCACGGGATGTGCAGGAGATTATCGTGGACAGTTCGGCTGATTATGAAGAAGTCGTGGATTATCTGGAAAAGGTTTCGCCGGAAATGGTGGAGCGCATTTCCCACTACGAAAGTGATATTCCCCTCTTTGATGCCTTTGATATTGAGCGAGACCTGGATAAGTCTATCAAACGGAAGGTGTGGCTGCACAATGGTGGGTATTTGTATTTTGACCATACAGAAGCGCTGATCGCTATTGATGTCAACACAGGGCGAAATAAGGGGAGCAACAATCTTGAAAACACTGTCTTTGAGACAAACCTTGCTGCATGTTATGAGATTGGTCGGCAGCTTCGTCTTCGAGATATCGGCGGTATTATTGTGGTTGACTTTATCGATATGAAGAACCCGCGCAATCGAAAAAAGATAGAAGAAACGATGCGGGCTGTTCTTGATAAGGATACTACCACAACGAATCTGACCCGTCTGTCAAAATTTGGTCTCATGGAAATTACACGGAAACGGGTTCGTCCAGAGCTACAGGAGCTTCTCACCGATGTGTGTCCTGCCTGTTCCGGTCTTGGGCGTGTCTTTTCTCCGGCCACCTTAGCAACACGCATTGAACGATGGCTTCATAGGGCTGCCGCCGATGACACAATTGCCCGTCGTCTCTCTATCAATGTTCCCCTGGGTGCCTCGGACTACCTTCTGGATAAGGAAAAAACCATGATAGAAGATCTGGAGTCACAACACGGGTTCCGACTACGTATTGTGGCCGACTATAATCTTGATCAAGATGAGTTTGAGGTATACCCTCTGGGGAAAACAGATCCCATTACGGAAAAACATATTTAA
- the recA gene encoding recombinase RecA: MSQIEKEYGKGAIMRLGDDGMERKSISTISTGSLSLDIALGVGGIPRGRVVEVYGPESSGKTTLCLHAIANAQKQGGTAVLIDAEYAFDADYAQNLGVDVDNLLVSQPDTGEQALEIADTLARSGAVDIIVIDSVAALVPQAEIEGEMGDSHVGLQARLMSQALRKITSVASKSNTTVVFINQLRMKIGVMFGNPETTTGGNALKFYSSVRIDIRRIGAIKQDTDVTGNRTRAKVVKNKTAPPFKQAEFDIMYGQGISYEGDVLDLATESNIVDKSGAWYSYNTERIGQGREKAKQFLLENPDMLAEISKKVKEEFGLREEDAPTSSENSAEA, from the coding sequence ATGAGTCAGATAGAAAAAGAGTATGGCAAGGGAGCAATCATGCGTCTTGGCGATGACGGGATGGAGCGGAAAAGTATCTCCACCATCTCTACGGGGTCTCTCTCCCTGGATATCGCCCTTGGTGTTGGCGGCATACCTCGGGGACGAGTTGTGGAGGTATACGGGCCTGAATCATCCGGTAAAACAACCCTCTGTCTTCATGCCATTGCCAATGCGCAGAAGCAGGGAGGAACGGCCGTACTGATTGATGCGGAGTATGCCTTTGACGCAGACTATGCGCAAAATCTGGGCGTTGATGTGGATAACCTTCTTGTATCCCAACCAGACACGGGGGAACAGGCCTTGGAAATTGCCGACACCCTGGCCCGAAGCGGGGCCGTTGATATCATCGTCATCGACTCTGTGGCAGCCCTGGTTCCACAGGCTGAAATTGAAGGCGAAATGGGTGATTCCCACGTGGGGCTGCAAGCACGTCTGATGTCTCAGGCCCTGCGAAAAATAACCAGTGTTGCCTCAAAATCAAACACCACGGTTGTGTTTATTAATCAGCTTCGCATGAAAATCGGCGTCATGTTTGGAAATCCCGAGACCACCACTGGGGGAAATGCCTTAAAATTCTATTCTTCCGTGCGTATTGATATCAGACGAATTGGGGCAATAAAACAGGACACGGATGTAACCGGAAACCGAACCCGTGCCAAGGTGGTGAAAAACAAAACGGCTCCCCCCTTTAAGCAGGCTGAATTTGATATTATGTATGGACAGGGAATTTCCTATGAAGGCGATGTCCTTGACCTTGCCACAGAATCAAACATTGTTGACAAGAGTGGCGCATGGTACTCATATAACACTGAACGTATTGGTCAGGGGCGAGAAAAGGCCAAGCAATTCCTTTTGGAAAACCCGGATATGCTCGCAGAAATTTCCAAGAAGGTGAAAGAGGAGTTTGGTCTTCGTGAAGAAGATGCCCCCACCTCCTCGGAGAACTCCGCCGAAGCATAA
- the dapB gene encoding dihydrodipicolinate reductase: MIVMVNGLPGNMAKTVITAAVQRGIEVLPYSLTGADVREDTITHEGIHFSLLHPDTRDTAMEEILKDTPEFISVDYTHPTAVNDNATFYIRHSRPFVMGTTGGDREKLHKDVSAAGLSAVIAPNMAKQIVALQYMLQTMAKTFPDLYKDYTLSVVESHQKTKADTSGTAKAIVDSFNKMGIHPITPEAIEKIREDAPAQERLGVPAEYLSGHAFHTYRVVSPDDTVAFSFSHNVCGRSIYGEGTMDAAVFLQKQIEAGTAERVFSMIDVLQSGTMQ; this comes from the coding sequence ATGATTGTAATGGTAAACGGCCTACCCGGCAATATGGCAAAGACCGTCATCACCGCTGCAGTGCAGCGGGGAATTGAAGTACTCCCCTACTCCCTAACAGGGGCAGATGTACGGGAAGACACAATTACCCATGAAGGAATACACTTTTCCCTCTTACACCCCGATACGCGGGATACTGCCATGGAGGAAATTCTTAAAGATACCCCGGAGTTTATCTCCGTTGACTACACCCACCCCACTGCGGTAAATGACAATGCCACATTCTATATCCGCCATTCTCGCCCGTTCGTCATGGGCACCACCGGTGGAGATCGAGAAAAACTCCATAAAGATGTCTCTGCGGCGGGACTATCTGCGGTTATCGCCCCCAATATGGCAAAACAAATCGTGGCGCTTCAATATATGCTTCAAACCATGGCAAAAACCTTTCCCGATCTGTATAAAGACTACACCCTCTCGGTGGTAGAAAGCCATCAGAAAACCAAGGCAGACACGTCGGGTACTGCCAAGGCAATTGTAGACAGTTTTAATAAAATGGGAATTCACCCCATTACCCCCGAGGCAATTGAAAAGATTCGTGAGGATGCTCCCGCACAGGAACGCCTCGGCGTGCCCGCAGAGTACCTATCAGGCCACGCCTTCCACACCTATCGCGTGGTCTCCCCCGATGACACCGTGGCCTTTTCCTTTTCCCACAATGTTTGTGGGCGCTCTATCTACGGGGAAGGCACCATGGATGCTGCCGTGTTCCTTCAAAAACAGATAGAGGCCGGCACCGCTGAGCGAGTGTTTTCCATGATCGACGTACTCCAATCAGGTACCATGCAATAA
- the rpiB gene encoding ribose 5-phosphate isomerase B has product MFTQSIIIGSDHGGYTLKESVKDHLLQKGLTVTDAGTHSEASVDYPVYAQKVARAVAAGEYGAGIVICGTGIGVSIAANRFAGIRASLCHSTEYARLTRLHNNSNILALGGRFLTEEEGRAIVDTWLETSYEGGRHDQRLAYLDRDCTDTE; this is encoded by the coding sequence ATGTTTACCCAAAGTATAATTATTGGATCAGATCACGGCGGATACACCTTAAAGGAATCCGTAAAAGACCATCTCCTCCAAAAGGGGCTCACCGTAACCGACGCGGGCACACACTCAGAAGCATCTGTGGATTACCCCGTATATGCACAAAAGGTGGCACGTGCGGTAGCCGCAGGTGAATATGGCGCAGGAATTGTAATCTGCGGAACAGGCATTGGGGTATCCATTGCGGCAAATCGATTTGCGGGAATACGTGCCTCACTCTGTCATTCCACGGAGTATGCCCGCCTCACTCGCCTCCATAATAACAGCAATATCCTTGCTCTTGGTGGGCGATTTCTCACAGAAGAAGAAGGACGGGCCATTGTGGACACATGGCTTGAAACCTCCTATGAAGGGGGCCGCCATGACCAACGACTTGCCTATCTTGATCGAGATTGCACAGATACGGAGTAG
- a CDS encoding histidinol-phosphatase HisJ family protein, producing the protein MEEKARPFIWETHGIHMGTDNDHVKHGVDAVDEIVEKAIAAEYPGITFVIHAPRLTGFRYQAEVDTDIKFIRGDLAYMRYADRVERLRKKYGDQIAIRYGVELDWMGSGIGLQWNRAKAFQAKNADFFIGSVHFSPEGLPYDGSQEEADALVEMRGGVHAYWAGYIEEMIEMVENFSDMIQVVGHLDLPKLRVPLPPELQDIERSDAPLARRMRTLLDCIRGHNLALDVNLAGEKKGVGVYPVPELLQRARALSIPVCIGTDTHAVADLGHNYDLGISYVRQCGYTKYLSFSHRVPEKRLLAAHGDEHTALSYVNRAMALLNSRFSGQGKQRIPRVALGEDFAALTSYYPDALSLGCEEGVKVLCGKKSIAVSRRCPEDPTEGGKVSIRSMQIVRAFCQFSLVF; encoded by the coding sequence ATGGAAGAAAAAGCACGTCCCTTTATTTGGGAAACCCACGGTATTCACATGGGAACCGATAATGACCATGTAAAACACGGTGTTGACGCCGTTGATGAGATTGTTGAAAAGGCCATTGCCGCAGAGTATCCTGGCATTACCTTTGTGATTCATGCGCCCCGACTGACGGGGTTTCGGTATCAGGCGGAGGTTGATACGGATATCAAATTTATCCGCGGCGATCTTGCCTATATGCGCTATGCAGATCGTGTAGAACGTCTTCGCAAAAAATATGGAGATCAAATTGCTATTCGATATGGCGTGGAGCTTGACTGGATGGGAAGTGGCATTGGGCTTCAGTGGAATCGTGCCAAGGCGTTTCAAGCTAAAAATGCCGATTTTTTCATTGGTTCTGTACACTTTTCCCCTGAGGGCCTTCCCTATGATGGGAGTCAAGAAGAGGCCGATGCCTTGGTAGAAATGCGTGGTGGGGTGCATGCGTATTGGGCCGGGTATATTGAAGAGATGATTGAAATGGTGGAGAATTTTAGTGATATGATTCAGGTGGTGGGACATCTTGATCTTCCCAAACTTCGTGTGCCCCTCCCGCCGGAGCTACAAGATATTGAGAGAAGTGACGCTCCCCTTGCACGGCGAATGCGCACGCTTCTTGACTGTATTCGTGGGCATAACCTTGCCCTCGATGTAAACTTGGCCGGTGAAAAGAAAGGGGTTGGGGTGTATCCCGTCCCAGAACTGCTTCAGCGTGCGCGGGCTCTCTCTATCCCGGTGTGTATTGGCACAGACACCCATGCCGTGGCAGATTTAGGGCATAATTACGACCTCGGTATTTCCTATGTAAGGCAGTGTGGATACACAAAGTATCTCAGTTTCTCCCACAGGGTTCCTGAAAAACGGCTTTTGGCAGCTCATGGAGATGAGCATACCGCTCTTTCCTACGTTAACAGGGCTATGGCCTTGTTGAACTCGCGCTTTTCTGGTCAGGGGAAGCAACGTATTCCCCGTGTTGCCTTGGGTGAAGATTTTGCAGCCCTTACATCGTATTATCCCGATGCGCTCTCCTTAGGTTGCGAGGAAGGGGTGAAGGTGCTTTGTGGGAAAAAAAGTATCGCCGTAAGCCGTCGTTGCCCTGAAGACCCTACCGAAGGGGGGAAAGTCTCTATTCGGTCCATGCAGATCGTCCGGGCATTCTGTCAATTCTCTTTAGTATTTTAG
- a CDS encoding chitobiase/beta-hexosaminidase C-terminal domain-containing protein: MEDVVVTTGLRTTLLFLCCTFPLWAVTVNPRGDAAWNANTRVAIIWNDGTGSAEMPGGWLGGTGDIGEHTRDFVRDALYHLSPENIREYHGQMTGWDQVTFSSITEDFGGTPPNAIIYVGAGWLWYQESWWGAPEEPYHILEEAADSGVGIVSIGDDAAYDAQYIFPLTGPGHEGIPVQYDSGIRPAMHGAAGRDTDVWIIPDHRDDHLLWGVSQDTLHFRDFEWGGRGQLDADIWDIRAEDVDHFFFSGFQQKATEDARFEYLSMDGGGMRNHTVVGSTPFDTIAPLGTRTLYDQGAEGYSYIYTVLAGMQFENNRLVLMCYQPQYLADHDAAAQIIYNSLYWVSRANEPTQIATPEADPSSGTVQEVDQVELSVAYPRNEELYEIRYTLDGTDPTEESPLYTGPISLPRTEVGVTLKAKAFSHSQEYWLDSEILVVAYGSVIPQIATPTATPDEGTTQSVETIGLDVAYPEDPALYTLYYSLDEEGSTEKRGYTGPITFPRDARDDVVLRAYARSHDHTEWHNSDTLVVVYPHVQGPVIDSAHFFPGEIMDFHTFERAEDTLHVFFDTPVSTVELPRPFNFIDEAGQAYQMELGESLRTLPDRRAAFTVRGFSSKPATYLPRSMKDSIRVNEEERLYSEDGVYQDGVVNPYAFLRVLPQPISLQVRYTWIDRDDQLSPGEIIQEHAVHSDVLPFEEGGFLHIDPRALLHAQEAEKMDCRVVILDALGNVVESMDSIHDHGENLRGTLLNTNGRYTLGVFWNGANRQGRRVGSSAYSAHVVFQNHRGDSRSVTVPVYAPAAQ; encoded by the coding sequence ATGGAGGATGTAGTTGTGACAACAGGCCTGCGAACGACCCTGCTCTTTTTGTGTTGTACCTTTCCTCTGTGGGCGGTTACGGTGAATCCCCGGGGAGATGCTGCATGGAACGCCAATACGCGTGTTGCCATTATTTGGAATGATGGCACTGGTTCTGCCGAAATGCCCGGCGGGTGGTTGGGCGGTACCGGTGACATTGGGGAACACACCAGGGACTTTGTTCGTGATGCTCTTTACCACCTTTCTCCTGAAAATATTCGTGAGTATCATGGTCAGATGACGGGATGGGATCAGGTAACCTTTTCCTCCATCACGGAGGATTTTGGCGGTACGCCACCCAATGCGATTATCTACGTAGGTGCCGGGTGGTTGTGGTATCAAGAAAGCTGGTGGGGCGCGCCGGAAGAACCCTATCATATCTTAGAAGAAGCAGCTGATTCCGGCGTGGGTATTGTCTCCATCGGTGACGATGCCGCGTACGATGCACAATATATTTTTCCCTTGACCGGTCCGGGGCATGAGGGGATACCTGTGCAGTATGACAGTGGTATACGTCCTGCCATGCATGGTGCTGCGGGGAGGGATACGGATGTGTGGATTATTCCCGACCACCGTGATGACCACCTCTTGTGGGGGGTATCACAGGATACGCTTCATTTTAGGGATTTTGAATGGGGCGGTCGGGGACAGCTTGATGCGGATATCTGGGATATTCGTGCAGAGGATGTGGATCATTTTTTCTTCTCCGGCTTTCAACAAAAGGCTACGGAGGATGCACGATTTGAGTATCTCTCCATGGATGGCGGAGGAATGCGAAATCATACTGTGGTGGGAAGCACTCCTTTTGATACCATAGCCCCCCTGGGAACACGAACTCTGTATGACCAGGGCGCTGAGGGGTATTCTTACATCTACACCGTACTTGCGGGAATGCAGTTTGAAAATAACCGCCTTGTTCTTATGTGCTATCAGCCGCAGTATCTTGCCGATCACGATGCGGCGGCACAGATTATTTACAACTCTCTGTATTGGGTATCACGGGCAAATGAACCCACCCAAATTGCCACTCCCGAAGCAGATCCTTCTTCGGGAACTGTGCAAGAGGTGGATCAGGTAGAACTTTCCGTGGCGTATCCTCGAAACGAAGAGCTCTATGAGATTCGCTACACCCTTGATGGAACCGACCCTACGGAAGAAAGCCCGCTCTATACCGGGCCGATCTCACTACCGCGTACTGAAGTGGGGGTGACCCTCAAGGCGAAAGCCTTTTCTCACAGCCAGGAGTATTGGCTGGACAGTGAAATTCTTGTGGTCGCCTACGGAAGTGTTATTCCGCAGATTGCCACCCCCACGGCCACTCCCGATGAAGGAACGACCCAGTCTGTGGAGACCATCGGCCTTGATGTGGCCTATCCCGAAGATCCGGCACTCTATACGCTGTATTACTCTCTTGATGAAGAGGGTTCCACTGAGAAAAGGGGGTATACGGGGCCCATTACCTTTCCCCGCGATGCTCGGGATGATGTTGTCTTGCGTGCCTATGCACGCTCCCATGATCATACGGAGTGGCATAACAGTGATACCCTTGTAGTGGTATATCCCCATGTGCAGGGCCCGGTCATTGACAGTGCTCACTTTTTTCCGGGAGAGATCATGGATTTTCACACCTTTGAACGGGCAGAAGACACGCTCCATGTGTTTTTTGACACTCCCGTATCGACCGTAGAGCTTCCCCGTCCCTTCAATTTTATAGACGAGGCGGGGCAGGCATACCAGATGGAGCTGGGAGAATCCTTGCGAACTCTTCCGGATCGCCGTGCCGCCTTTACGGTGCGCGGTTTTTCGTCTAAGCCTGCAACCTATCTTCCCCGCAGTATGAAGGACAGTATTCGGGTTAATGAAGAAGAGCGACTCTATTCAGAGGATGGGGTGTATCAAGATGGGGTGGTAAATCCCTACGCCTTTCTTCGGGTCTTACCGCAACCCATCTCTCTACAGGTTCGTTACACTTGGATAGATCGTGATGATCAGCTCTCTCCGGGAGAGATCATCCAGGAACACGCCGTGCATAGTGACGTGCTTCCCTTTGAAGAAGGAGGCTTTCTACATATCGACCCACGGGCTCTTCTCCATGCCCAAGAGGCAGAGAAAATGGATTGTCGTGTGGTGATTCTTGACGCCTTAGGTAATGTGGTGGAGTCCATGGACAGTATCCACGATCACGGTGAGAACCTTCGTGGCACCCTACTGAATACAAATGGTCGTTACACCCTTGGAGTGTTTTGGAATGGAGCTAACCGGCAGGGACGGCGCGTGGGAAGCAGTGCATACTCTGCTCACGTGGTGTTTCAAAATCATCGGGGGGACTCTCGGTCTGTCACTGTTCCGGTCTATGCCCCGGCAGCACAATAA